From the Carya illinoinensis cultivar Pawnee chromosome 4, C.illinoinensisPawnee_v1, whole genome shotgun sequence genome, one window contains:
- the LOC122308236 gene encoding ubiquitin recognition factor in ER-associated degradation protein 1-like: MDQSDELGEYQYRFEQSYRCFPLSFCEKSHLECGDKIIMPASALEHLAYSVFEFPMLFELLNPDTGRATHCGVQEFVADEGLAFLPNWMMEHMQLREGDLLMVKSVSLEKATYVKLQPHNKDFLELSNPRAVLEKTLRNFFCLTKNDTIMLMHNDKKFYINVLETRPSEAVSIFDTDCEVDFAPSLDYQEPERLVNDMATEELQEKDQTVVEDHKDVVKTCEPFSGVGRRLDGKASMESDSTSDHYSSKLKQLSLGAADDRGKSKATRSNSVRKPGKLILGSDAVPKESKQQSSQKVALKKEDDQKFQPFTGKSYRLTD, translated from the coding sequence ATGGATCAATCTGATGAACTTGGAGAGTATCAATATCGCTTTGAGCAATCTTACCGATGCTTTCCTCTCTCGTTTTGTGAGAAGTCGCACCTCGAATGCGGTGACAAAATCATCATGCCTGCCTCGGCCCTGGAGCATCTTGCGTATAGTGTTTTCGAATTTCCCATGTTGTTCGAGTTGCTCAACCCCGACACTGGGCGAGCTACGCATTGTGGGGTTCAAGAGTTCGTTGCCGACGAGGGTTTGGCTTTCTTGCCGAACTGGATGATGGAGCACATGCAACTACGAGAAGGAGACTTGCTGATGGTAAAAAGCGTTAGTTTGGAGAAAGCAACCTACGTGAAGTTGCAGCCCCATAATAAGGATTTCTTGGAGCTTTCCAACCCTAGAGCCGTTTTGGAAAAGACGCTGAGGAACTTTTTCTGCCTCACAAAGAACGACACCATCATGCTCATGCATAACGACAAGAAGTTTTACATAAATGTGCTCGAAACTAGGCCGTCTGAAGCGGTCAGTATCTTTGACACAGATTGTGAGGTTGACTTTGCCCCTTCTCTTGATTACCAAGAACCAGAAAGACTGGTGAATGACATGGCTACTGAAGAACTTCAGGAGAAAGATCAAACAGTTGTGGAGGATCATAAGGATGTAGTGAAGACGTGTGAACCTTTTTCTGGAGTAGGAAGGCGCTTGGATGGGAAGGCTTCAATGGAGTCAGATTCAACATCAGATCACTACTCTTCCAAGTTGAAACAGCTTTCTCTAGGTGCAGCTGATGATCGGGGGAAAAGCAAGGCTACTCGTTCCAACTCGGTAAGGAAGCCGGGGAAGCTTATTCTTGGTTCCGATGCTGTTCCAAAGGAATCCAAACAGCAATCTTCACAGAAAGTGGCATTGAAGAAAGAAGAtgatcaaaagttccaacccTTCACGGGTAAGAGTTATAGGTTGACAGACTGA
- the LOC122306702 gene encoding transcription factor MYB8-like, whose protein sequence is MRKPCSNKEGNNNKGAWSKQEDQKLIDYIRTHGEGSWSSLPKAAGLDRCGKSCRLRWINYLRPDIKRGNFGQDEEDLIIKLHALLGNRWSLIAGRLPGRTDNEVKNYWNSHIRRKLISMGIDPNNHKLNQQINPPRPQPESVNVVSAAATTSLVVSSESTNYDHDCKPPQLKSIGNADHRVSEGTASSSVDQDEMLAGNSLALNLDLTIAFPSPVTGQLVQEKRQSSISMSTKQVEREPVLVPTLLLF, encoded by the exons ATGAGAAAACCTTGCTCTAACAAAGAAGGCAACAACAACAAAGGTGCTTGGTCCAAACAAGAAGACCAAAAGCTTATCGATTACATCCGAACCCATGGCGAAGGCAGTTGGAGTTCCCTCCCAAAGGCTGCAG GGTTGGATCGTTGTGGTAAAAGTTGCAGACTGAGATGGATAAATTATCTGAGACCAGATATCAAACGTGGTAACTTTGGTCAAGATGAAGAGGACCTCATCATCAAGCTCCATGCCCTCCTAGGCAATCG GTGGTCGCTAATAGCAGGAAGATTACCTGGGCGGACAGACAACGAGGTAAAGAACTACTGGAACTCTCACATCCGGAGAAAGCTAATAAGCATGGGAATTGATCCAAATAACCATAAGCTAAACCAGCAGATTAATCCTCCTCGCCCTCAACCCGAGTCCGTCAACGTTGTTTCTGCAGCTGCGACAACGTCATTAGTAGTATCCTCTGAGTCAACGAattatgatcatgattgtaagcCGCCGCAGCTCAAATCCATCGGCAATGCCGATCATAGGGTTTCTGAAGGTACTGCCAGTAGTAGTGTTGATCAAGACGAAATGCTAGCTGGTAATTCCTTGGCCTTAAATCTGGATCTCACAATTGCCTTTCCTTCTCCCGTTACCGGCCAGCTCGTGCAAGAGAAGCGGCAAAGTTCCATCTCCATGAGTACGAAGCAAGTAGAAAGGGAACCCGTTCTGGTCCCTACGCTCCTCCTTTTTTAG
- the LOC122307601 gene encoding uncharacterized protein At1g66480-like: protein MGNSIGGRKKAKVMKIDGETLKFKTPVRAWEVLKDCPGHVLLESEAVKRYGIRAKPLEPEQQLIPKKIYFLVDQLPKPSDEKVPRAVRSQSAGIHMSAKDRLECLMLSRRTVSDLSINRAPSVVSDGSGRLKVKIRLPSDQMAKLVAESRDGAEVAEKILELYRDHAGEINGNVPEGTEDALMHREAPWKPALGSIGEKAKAHKKRVSFVPMEEESCLDGRLSSCRLNQRIE from the exons atggGGAACAGTAtaggaggaagaaagaaagctaAGGTGATGAAGATCGATGGAGAAACCTTGAAGTTCAAAACGCCAGTGCGAGCCTGGGAAGTTCTTAAGGACTGCCCTGGTCACGTCTTATTGGAGTCCGAGGCTGTAAAGCGTTATGGCATCCGAGCCAAGCCATTGGAACCGGAGCAACAGCTCATCCCCAAGAAAATATACTTCCTAGTAGATCAACTACCCAAGCCTTCTGACGAAAAGGTGCCCAGAGCTGTAAGGTCTCAGTCAGCTGGCATACACATGAGTGCGAAGGACCGGCTCGAGTGCTTGATGCTATCTCGGAGAACGGTTTCTGATCTTTCTATTAATAGAGCACCGAGTGTTGTGTCCGATGGTTCTGGGCGTTTGAAGGTGAAAATAAGGTTGCCAAGCGATCAAATGGCCAAGTTGGTGGCTGAAAGCAGAGATGGCGCGGAGGTGGCCGAGAAGATCTTAGAACTTTATAGGGACCACGCCGGAGAGATTAATGGGAATGTGCCGGAGGGAACAGAGGACGCGTTGATGCACCGGGAAGCACCGTGGAAACCAGCTCTAGGGAGTATTGGTGAGAAGGCCAAGGCACATAAG AAGAGAGTAAGTTTCGTTCCAATGGAAGAAGAAAGTTGCTTGGATGGGCGTCTAAGTAGCTGTCGACTCAACCAAAGAATCGAGTGA